A genome region from Nocardia sp. NBC_00565 includes the following:
- the purD gene encoding phosphoribosylamine--glycine ligase: MRVLVIGSGAREHALVLALRRDPAVTALFAAPGNAGIAQHAQTKPVDPSSAEAVVAVATELDADLVVIGPEVPLVLGVADAVRAAGIACFGPSAAAARIEGSKAFAKDVMTAAGVRTAQSEIVDTPADLDAALDRFGPTWVVKDDGLAAGKGVVVTADRLAARDHGAELLEQGHPVLLESFLDGPEVSLFCLVDGETVVPLLPAQDHKRVGDGDTGPNTGGMGAYTPLPWLPEKTVTEIVEDVVEPVAAELVRRGCAFSGLLYAGLAIGAAGPAVIEFNCRFGDPETQAVLALLDSPLGELLNATATGTLAQVAAPRWKDGSAVTVVIAAENYPGRPRVGDVITGTGDAGADDSSAVLHAGTALREDGALVSAGGRVLSVVGIGAGLAEARAHAYDRIASIKLPGSHFRTDIGLAAVEDRISV; the protein is encoded by the coding sequence GTGCGCGTACTCGTGATCGGTTCCGGAGCCCGTGAACATGCCCTCGTCCTGGCCCTGCGCCGGGACCCCGCGGTGACCGCGCTGTTCGCGGCGCCGGGCAATGCCGGGATCGCCCAGCACGCGCAGACCAAGCCGGTCGATCCCTCCTCCGCCGAGGCGGTGGTCGCCGTGGCCACCGAACTGGACGCGGATCTGGTGGTGATCGGGCCCGAGGTGCCGCTGGTGCTCGGCGTCGCCGACGCGGTGCGGGCGGCGGGCATCGCCTGTTTCGGTCCCTCGGCCGCGGCCGCGCGGATCGAGGGTTCGAAGGCCTTCGCCAAGGACGTCATGACCGCGGCCGGTGTACGCACCGCGCAGAGCGAGATCGTGGACACCCCGGCCGATCTCGACGCCGCGCTGGATCGCTTCGGCCCCACCTGGGTGGTCAAGGACGACGGGCTCGCCGCGGGCAAGGGCGTCGTGGTGACCGCCGATCGCCTCGCGGCCCGCGACCACGGCGCGGAGCTGCTCGAACAGGGGCATCCGGTCCTGCTGGAATCCTTCCTCGACGGGCCGGAGGTATCGCTGTTCTGCCTGGTCGACGGCGAAACGGTGGTGCCGTTGCTGCCTGCGCAGGACCACAAGCGCGTCGGTGACGGCGACACTGGGCCGAATACCGGCGGTATGGGCGCGTACACGCCGCTGCCGTGGCTGCCCGAGAAGACGGTCACCGAGATCGTCGAGGATGTCGTCGAGCCCGTTGCCGCCGAGTTGGTGCGGCGCGGCTGCGCCTTCTCGGGTCTGCTCTACGCCGGTCTGGCGATCGGCGCGGCCGGACCCGCCGTCATCGAGTTCAACTGTCGCTTCGGCGATCCGGAGACCCAGGCCGTGCTCGCGCTACTGGACAGTCCGCTGGGCGAGCTGTTGAACGCCACCGCCACCGGCACGCTGGCCCAGGTCGCCGCGCCGCGCTGGAAGGACGGCTCGGCCGTCACGGTCGTGATCGCCGCCGAGAACTATCCGGGTCGCCCTCGGGTCGGTGATGTGATCACCGGAACGGGCGACGCAGGCGCCGACGATTCGTCCGCGGTCCTGCACGCGGGCACGGCCCTGCGCGAGGACGGCGCGCTGGTTTCCGCGGGCGGTCGGGTGCTGAGCGTTGTCGGGATCGGCGCCGGCCTGGCCGAGGCCCGCGCGCACGCCTACGACCGGATCGCCTCGATCAAGCTGCCGGGCAGCCACTTCCGCACCGATATCGGGCTCGCCGCGGTCGAGGACCGCATCAGCGTCTGA
- a CDS encoding M23 family metallopeptidase produces MLDKARRARLDRVPGVGGVGVIPPDWRAELRVRRESELRALPGRARAVLAECKEGLAWLRRQPPPDLRALWQDRPEPDYRALLRKHRILLAGLTAAAVLAAADSSFAWGVTDRTPGPDEAQRVAFAYPQQMQSTPPSVKRYMNAIANGERIREQEVVAAAARTTLERAKAEAAAAVSGEYQPWMAGSAPVTVGSVLPGITGMVLPTRGTFTSGFGSRWGTFHNGIDIAGPIGTPIYAVANGTVIDAGPAQGFGLWVRIRHDDGSITVYGHMYDFVVSVGERVPAGMQIARMGNRGDSTGPHLHFEVIINGQHVDPQQWLAVHGLSFG; encoded by the coding sequence ATGCTTGACAAGGCTCGCCGCGCGCGGCTGGACCGAGTACCCGGGGTGGGTGGCGTCGGTGTCATTCCGCCCGATTGGCGTGCCGAGCTGCGGGTACGGCGCGAATCCGAACTGCGCGCGCTACCGGGGCGGGCGCGTGCGGTGCTCGCCGAATGTAAGGAAGGTCTGGCCTGGTTGCGGCGACAACCGCCGCCCGACCTGCGTGCGCTGTGGCAGGACCGGCCCGAACCCGACTATCGCGCGCTGCTGCGCAAGCATCGAATCCTGCTCGCCGGACTGACCGCCGCCGCCGTGCTGGCGGCGGCCGATTCATCGTTCGCCTGGGGCGTCACCGATCGCACGCCCGGTCCGGACGAGGCGCAGCGCGTCGCCTTCGCCTACCCGCAGCAGATGCAGTCCACACCGCCGTCGGTGAAGCGCTATATGAACGCCATCGCCAACGGCGAACGCATCCGCGAGCAGGAGGTGGTCGCCGCGGCCGCCCGCACCACCCTCGAACGAGCCAAGGCCGAGGCCGCCGCGGCGGTCTCCGGGGAGTATCAGCCGTGGATGGCGGGCAGCGCGCCGGTCACCGTCGGTTCGGTGCTACCCGGCATCACCGGCATGGTGCTGCCGACGCGCGGCACCTTCACCTCCGGATTCGGTTCGCGCTGGGGCACTTTCCACAACGGCATCGATATCGCGGGTCCGATCGGCACACCGATCTACGCCGTCGCCAACGGCACCGTCATCGACGCGGGTCCCGCGCAGGGCTTCGGACTCTGGGTACGCATCCGGCACGACGACGGCAGCATCACCGTCTACGGCCATATGTACGACTTCGTCGTCTCCGTCGGCGAACGCGTCCCAGCGGGCATGCAAATCGCTCGCATGGGCAACCGCGGCGACTCCACCGGCCCACACCTGCACTTCGAGGTCATCATCAACGGACAGCATGTGGATCCGCAGCAGTGGCTGGCGGTGCACGGGCTCAGCTTCGGCTGA
- a CDS encoding pyridoxal phosphate-dependent aminotransferase: protein MSRESRRSAIPPFYVMDVWKAAAERARTHGDVLVLAAGQPSTPAPAPVLRATKTAIESELLGYTETFGILPLRAAIAEHHRDSYGYDVEPDDVVVTTGSSGAFTLIFLAAFDVGDTVVVARPGYPAYRNTLTALGCRVIELDCGSETRFQPTVAMLEALPEPPAGLIVASPANPTGTMIDPDELAALARWCDAQGTLLISDEIYHGITYAGVSAGRTSSAWETSRESVVIGSVSKYFSMTGWRLGWMLAPSGLRPALQRLASNMTVCPPAVSQYAALHAFGAEAKEELDGHVRRYAVNRQLLLEGLPKIGITELAPADGAFYAYADIGHLTDDSRKWCAEVLDHTGVALAPGVDFDTVAGNRTVRFSFAGATADIEAALVRLGHYLRG, encoded by the coding sequence GTGTCCAGAGAATCTCGCCGGTCGGCCATTCCACCTTTCTACGTGATGGATGTCTGGAAAGCGGCCGCGGAACGGGCCAGGACGCACGGCGATGTGCTGGTGCTGGCGGCCGGGCAGCCGTCGACGCCGGCGCCCGCCCCGGTCCTGCGCGCGACCAAGACCGCGATCGAATCCGAATTGCTCGGTTACACAGAGACATTCGGGATTCTGCCGCTGCGTGCGGCGATCGCCGAACACCACCGCGACAGCTATGGATACGACGTCGAACCCGACGATGTCGTGGTGACGACCGGCTCCTCCGGCGCGTTCACCCTCATCTTCCTGGCCGCATTCGACGTCGGCGACACCGTCGTGGTGGCCAGGCCGGGTTATCCGGCCTACCGGAATACCCTGACCGCGCTCGGCTGCCGCGTGATCGAACTCGACTGCGGTTCCGAAACCAGGTTCCAGCCGACGGTCGCGATGCTCGAGGCGCTCCCGGAACCGCCCGCAGGCCTCATCGTGGCCAGCCCGGCGAATCCGACCGGCACCATGATCGACCCGGATGAGCTTGCCGCACTGGCCCGTTGGTGTGATGCGCAGGGCACCCTGCTGATCTCCGACGAGATCTATCACGGCATCACCTACGCGGGTGTCAGCGCGGGCCGGACCTCGTCGGCTTGGGAAACCTCGCGCGAATCGGTGGTCATCGGTTCGGTCTCGAAGTATTTTTCGATGACCGGTTGGCGGCTCGGCTGGATGCTCGCGCCGAGCGGGTTGCGGCCCGCGTTACAACGGCTCGCGTCCAATATGACCGTCTGCCCGCCCGCGGTCTCGCAGTATGCGGCGCTGCACGCATTCGGCGCGGAGGCCAAGGAAGAACTCGACGGCCACGTCCGGCGCTACGCGGTGAACCGGCAGCTACTGCTGGAGGGGCTGCCGAAGATCGGCATCACCGAGTTGGCGCCGGCCGACGGCGCCTTCTACGCCTACGCCGATATCGGCCACCTCACCGACGATTCCCGCAAGTGGTGTGCCGAGGTACTGGACCACACCGGAGTCGCGTTGGCGCCCGGCGTCGACTTCGATACCGTGGCGGGCAATCGGACCGTACGCTTCTCCTTCGCCGGTGCGACCGCGGACATCGAAGCGGCACTCGTTCGGCTAGGTCATTATCTGCGCGGTTGA
- a CDS encoding TetR/AcrR family transcriptional regulator, with translation MITATTPKGERRRQALVAAAAELLLEGGFDAVRHRSVATRADLPLASTTYYFESLDDLIARAVEFSGNVELDSMRRRVGEVSHRRRGAEATVDLVLDLLVGADGHDEGARGQLIARYERSVASARHPELREVQLRLRAQLDELLADVLRRSDRMVRPEQLRRMVAVVDGAVVAALSELDPEPRRMARGALLEVIDIVAPATPQQVDRYRTLD, from the coding sequence GTGATAACCGCGACGACCCCGAAAGGCGAACGGCGTCGCCAGGCTCTGGTAGCGGCCGCCGCCGAGTTGTTACTCGAAGGCGGATTCGATGCGGTGCGGCACCGCTCGGTCGCGACGCGCGCCGACCTTCCGCTGGCGTCGACCACGTACTACTTCGAGTCGCTCGATGACCTGATCGCGCGGGCGGTCGAGTTCAGCGGCAATGTGGAGTTGGACTCGATGCGCCGCCGGGTCGGCGAGGTGAGTCATCGTCGGCGCGGTGCCGAGGCGACCGTCGATCTGGTGCTCGACCTGCTGGTCGGGGCGGACGGCCACGACGAGGGCGCGCGCGGACAGTTGATCGCGCGCTATGAGCGTTCGGTGGCCTCGGCGCGACATCCGGAACTGCGGGAAGTCCAGCTACGACTAAGGGCACAACTCGATGAGCTGCTCGCCGACGTGCTGCGCCGCTCCGATCGGATGGTCCGGCCGGAGCAGTTGCGCAGGATGGTGGCCGTGGTCGACGGGGCCGTGGTGGCGGCGCTGAGCGAATTGGACCCCGAGCCGAGGCGAATGGCGCGCGGGGCGTTGCTGGAGGTCATCGATATCGTCGCGCCCGCGACGCCGCAGCAAGTGGATCGGTACCGAACACTAGACTGA
- the purB gene encoding adenylosuccinate lyase: protein MSLVPNVLATRYASPELVHLWSPENKIVLERRLWLEVLRAQSELGIDLPPGVLDDYERVLDQVDLASIAERERVTRHDVKARIEEFNALAGHEHVHKGMTSRDLTENVEQLQIRLSLEHVHAHGVAVAAQLAQRAAEYQTLVMAGRSHNVAAQATTLGKRFASAADELLIALTRVRELIDRYPLRGIKGPMGTAQDMLDLLGGDPAKLATLEQQVARHLGFANVLTSVGQVYPRSLDHDVLSALVQVGAGPSSFAHTIRLMAGHELVTEGFQPGQVGSSAMPHKMNTRSCERVNGLQVVLRGYGSMAAELAGALWNEGDVFCSVVRRVALPDAFFAIDGMMETFLTVLAEFGAYPAVVARELERYLPFLATTRMLMAAVRAGVGRETAHEVIKEHAVAVALAMREQGREPDLLDRLAADPRFPLDRAQLDAALADKSAFIGAAEAQVADVVAAVQKLVDQHPEAARYTPSPIL, encoded by the coding sequence GTGAGTCTTGTCCCTAACGTCCTTGCCACTCGATACGCCAGCCCCGAACTGGTGCATCTCTGGTCGCCCGAGAACAAGATCGTGCTCGAACGGCGGCTGTGGCTGGAGGTGTTGCGGGCGCAGTCCGAGCTCGGCATCGACCTGCCACCCGGCGTGCTCGACGACTACGAGCGCGTGCTCGATCAGGTCGATCTGGCGTCCATCGCCGAGCGCGAGCGGGTCACCCGCCACGATGTGAAGGCGCGCATCGAGGAGTTCAACGCGCTGGCCGGGCACGAACATGTGCACAAGGGCATGACCAGCCGCGATCTCACCGAGAATGTGGAGCAGCTGCAGATCCGGCTCTCGCTCGAGCATGTGCACGCGCACGGTGTGGCGGTCGCGGCCCAGCTGGCCCAGCGGGCCGCCGAGTACCAGACGCTGGTGATGGCCGGTCGTTCGCACAATGTCGCCGCGCAGGCCACCACGCTCGGCAAGCGCTTCGCCTCCGCCGCCGACGAACTGCTCATCGCGCTGACCCGGGTGCGCGAGCTGATCGACCGCTACCCGCTGCGCGGCATCAAGGGCCCGATGGGTACCGCACAGGACATGCTCGACCTGCTCGGCGGTGATCCGGCCAAGCTGGCGACGCTGGAGCAGCAGGTCGCCCGGCATCTCGGCTTCGCGAATGTGCTCACCAGTGTCGGTCAGGTGTATCCGCGTTCGCTCGACCACGACGTGCTCTCCGCGCTCGTGCAGGTCGGCGCGGGTCCGTCCTCGTTCGCACACACCATCCGCCTGATGGCGGGACATGAGCTGGTCACCGAGGGTTTCCAGCCGGGCCAGGTCGGCAGCTCGGCCATGCCGCACAAGATGAACACCCGCTCCTGCGAGCGCGTCAACGGCCTGCAGGTGGTGCTGCGCGGCTACGGCTCGATGGCCGCCGAACTGGCGGGCGCGCTGTGGAACGAGGGCGACGTCTTCTGTTCGGTGGTGCGCCGTGTCGCACTGCCGGACGCCTTCTTCGCCATCGACGGCATGATGGAGACCTTCCTGACCGTGCTCGCCGAATTCGGCGCCTACCCGGCCGTCGTCGCCCGCGAACTCGAGCGCTATCTGCCGTTCCTGGCCACCACCCGGATGCTGATGGCCGCGGTCCGCGCCGGCGTCGGCCGTGAGACCGCACACGAGGTCATCAAGGAACACGCCGTCGCCGTCGCTTTGGCGATGCGCGAACAGGGCCGCGAACCCGACCTGCTCGATCGCTTGGCCGCCGACCCGCGCTTCCCGCTCGACCGCGCTCAGCTCGACGCCGCCCTCGCCGATAAGTCCGCCTTCATCGGCGCCGCCGAAGCTCAGGTCGCCGATGTCGTGGCCGCCGTCCAAAAGCTCGTCGACCAACATCCCGAAGCCGCCCGCTACACCCCCTCCCCGATCCTCTAG
- a CDS encoding HIT family protein, with product MNPYTIFADIVAGRAEASMVYEDDDVLAFMDIRPMTPGHLLVVPKVAARSLAELDPAIGAKLFQVGQKLAGALRASEVECDGVNFFLADGVTAGQEVFHVHLHVIPRTPGDGFGLRGRPTSPRRADLDYLASSIRGALTG from the coding sequence GTGAATCCGTACACGATTTTCGCTGACATCGTTGCCGGGCGGGCGGAGGCCAGCATGGTGTACGAGGACGATGATGTGCTGGCCTTCATGGATATTCGGCCGATGACGCCGGGGCATCTGCTGGTGGTGCCGAAGGTTGCGGCGCGGAGTCTGGCGGAGCTGGATCCCGCGATCGGCGCGAAGTTGTTCCAGGTGGGGCAGAAGTTGGCAGGGGCGCTGCGGGCCAGCGAGGTGGAATGTGACGGAGTTAACTTCTTCTTGGCCGACGGAGTGACGGCCGGTCAGGAAGTATTTCATGTACACCTGCATGTGATTCCGCGAACGCCGGGTGACGGGTTCGGATTACGTGGCCGGCCGACCAGTCCGCGCCGCGCTGACCTGGACTATCTCGCCAGTTCGATTCGCGGTGCGCTCACCGGGTAG